One genomic window of Quercus lobata isolate SW786 chromosome 9, ValleyOak3.0 Primary Assembly, whole genome shotgun sequence includes the following:
- the LOC115959176 gene encoding protein FAR1-RELATED SEQUENCE 8-like encodes MESPSNQAFDSDESEKCLQIESFVEHEFADYDLSKDVDACIGEIDKIVEQPNESFPLIGNVLEPYIGMEFKSRDDAREFYIAYGRRIGFTVRIHHNRRSRMNNMVIGQDFVCSKEGFREKKYVYRKDRVLPSPPLTREGCPAMLRLALRDGEKWIVTKFIQEHNHTLLSPSKVPWRGSGKSMISEDEKDQRIRELAIELSNERQRCKRRCAAYQEQLHMVLKYIEEHTDHMSRRVQDIVQNVRELEEEEQQDSDL; translated from the exons ATGGAAAGCCCATCTAATCAAGCTTTTGATTCAGATGAGAGTGAAAAATGTTTGCAAATTGAAAGCTTCGTTGAGCATGAATTTGCTGATTATGATCTTTCAAAGGATGTTGATGCTTGTATAGGTGAAATTGATAAGATAGTAGAACAACCAAATGAAAGTTTTCCGTTAATAGGCAATGTGTTAGAACCATACATAGGCATGGAGTTCAAGTCAAGAGATGATGCTCGAGAATTTTATATTGCTTATGGTAGGCGTATTGGGTTTACGGTACGAATTCATCATAATCGGCGCTCACGAATGAATAACATGGTTATTGGTCAAGATTTTGTTTGTTCAAAAGAAGGTTTTCGTGAAAAGAAGTATGTGTACAGGAAAGATAGAGTTCTTCCTTCACCTCCTCTCACCAGAGAAGGTTGTCCTGCAATGCTGAGGCTAGCTTTAAGGGATGGAGAAAAGTGGATTGTTACCAAATTTATACAAGAACACAATCATACATTATTATCTCCGAGTAAAGTTCCATGGAGAGGATCTGGGAAAAGTATGATAAGTGAG GATGAGAAGGATCAAAGAATTCGAGAGCTGGCCATTGAACTTAGCAATGAGAGACAACGATGTAAACGTCGCTGTGCTGCTTACCAAGAACAGTTACATATGGTGTTGAAATATATTGAGGAGCACACTGACCACATGTCAAGAAGAGTTCAAGATATAGTTCAGAATGTAAGGGAACTTGAGGAGGAGGAGCAGCAGGACTCTGATTTATAA